CTACAGACCTTCGCGATCTGTGGTTTTTCCTGGATCAGGGAACAGAAAACTTTGCGGGAAACGAATTTTATTTTGACTATGTGGCAATGGGTGAAAAACCTGACCCGGCAGAAAATTCCGCCTGCACCTTTTTCCCGCCATTCGAATTTCCGTACGTCTTACACTGGGCAGATACATTGGAAGGTGTCTTTGGCGGAACCGGTGCTGCACAACTTACCCAAACGATCGATACGCTTTGCAGTCAGCTGGCAGTGTCTGTAACCGATACGCTGGGAGACCCTCATGCAGCATTCAGACCCCTGATTATCAATCCTCAGGATGAATTTGGTAATGATATTTCCGATGTTTCCGGACAGATGCGTTTTTATACCCGCGTTCGTTCGAAAAGACCGGTATTGCTAGGCATGGTGCTTCGTTCCGGAGAAGGAACTGCGACAGAACGTACAGCCGTTGTTGAGCAATCTGTTCCCGGAGATCTCAGTCAATGGACGGAGTTGGTTTATACTTTCACAGGAACAGATTATGCCGGATTTGACTCTACGGACCTGCGGGATTTCTGGTTTTACCTCGACCGCGAAGTCCCCAATTTTAATGGAAATGAATTTTACTTCGATTATGTTTCCATTGGCGGAAAACCCGATACTAACGATAATTCGGCGTGTATTCAGTCAGTCGGATTAGAAAATAAGTTTACCTACATCCCATTAAATTTATATCCAAATCCGGGAGCGGGAAATCAGGCAACAGAACTGGCGTTTTATTCAGCGCAACAAGATCAGTTTTACCTGCAAATCTATGATATACGGGGTCAACTCTTATGGCAGGATTCCTTCCTGAGAAATGCAGGTGTCCAAACTTATACCATTCAGCCACAACATTGGGCATCTGGATTATACACCATTCAACTTATCAGCAACCACCAAAAAGGATGGACAAAATGGATGATAAAATAAATAGTCGCCGGCTGTATCTGGCAGCATTGATTTTTATGCTGTCCTGCTCAGAACTATCCGCGCAATGGAATTCTGCCATCGTAAGTCTGGAACCCAATGGCGCACTCGCTTATGTACGCGATACCGCCGGCAATGTCATTCCCGATTTTAGTTATGCGGGTTATATGGGTGGGGGCGTTTCAACTCCAAACCTGCTTATTGAGTTCAGCATATCGCCCATTCCGGGCGACAATACGGCCCATATTCAGGCAGCCATCGATCAGGCAGCGCAACTTCCTCTTGATGCACAGGGTTTCAGGGGCGCGATTCAACTGGCACCAGGGCGGTACGAAATTCACGGAACACTCAACTTTAATCAGTCCGGGGTCGTTCTGCGCGGTGCAGGAGATGGCGAAGATACCTTGCTCAATACCGTTTTGGTGGGAATCGGCAATACGCCCAACCAGCGCGATCTTCTCGTTATGGGCGGAGGATCAGGAACCGCCTGGGCAGGAAAAGTTTCAGGAACGCAGACCGATATTATTACAGAAAAAGTCCTCGTTGGAGAAACCACTTTTAAAGTACAAAACATTACCCCCTACGCTATCGGCGACAATATCGTGATCTACCATCCCTGTACACAAGCGTGGATTGACGCTGTAGACGGCGGGGGAACGGCTACCGGTGCAAACTGGACGCCAGGCTCCCAGCCGCTGGTATTTAACCGCAGAATTACAGACATACAAGACAGTCTGATCACGGTCGATGTACCCATTTACAATCACCTCGACCGCTCGCTGTCTCAATCCTATATCTACAAATACGACAGAGCTGGTCTGAAAACACAAATGGGGCTTGAAAACTTGAGAATCGATATTAAAACGGCAGGAGGAACCGATGAGGCACATGCATGGAACGCTGTCAATATGAAGCAGATAGAAGATGCCTGGGTGAAAAATTGCACTTTCCTGCATTTTGGGTTATCGGGTGTAATCACCGAAACGGCCAGCCGCATTACTATAGAAAACTGCCAGGCACTTGACCCTGTGGCAACCGTCACCGGGGGAAATATGTACAATTTTAACGTTTCAAAAGCATCCTCTCAGATCCTGTTTTCAGCCTGCCATGCGAGCAACGGGCGACATCATTACGTTTCCAACGGAACATCATGGGTGTCCGGATGTGTATTTCTACGCTGCACATCCGAAGCGGCTTATGCTTCGAGCGAAGGACACCGGAGGTGGAGCATGGGTTTGCTTTACGACAACCATACGGAAATAGCTGTCAGAAGTACGGGGTTACGCTTGCTGGCTCTGTACAACCGGGGAGATTACGGTACCTCGCACGGATGGGCAGCGGTTCATTCGGTTGCATGGTATTGCGATGTAAAGGTGGGACAGCTAGTCGTCGAAAAACCACCTACCGCTCAAAACTATGCTATCGGCTGCCGTGGTACAATCCTTGGAACTGGCCCATTTAGCAAACCTTCCGGCTATCGCGAAGGTTCGAATGTACCTGGACTTGAGCCCGAATCACTTTACGAAGCGCAACTAAATGCCCGGCTCAACGGTTTATCCCCTATTATTTTCAATACCGGATTGGGCAAAAAAATTGATTTCCCGATGATTGACATTTTCCCCAATCCCGCCCAGGATGTGCTCCATATCGAATGGAGATCGGCAAATCCTGCTTTAACCAACACAGAATTACAGCTATTCGATATGAATGGAAGATTGTTGGAGCAGCAAGTGTTCAGCAAAAAAATAACACTGGATATCTCCCTGTTAAATAAAGGGATATACCTGATTCAGCTCAAACAGGGAGGAAGCCAGATTAGCCGACGGCTGATCAAAGACTAAAAGCAAGTCTATTTCAGAAACGCCAGCATTTTTCTTTTGGCGACAGGAAGCAGTGAAGCCTCTTCCGGAATAGGGTGCATCGTGTAGAGCAACCAGGTTGCCGGGTTAGGCATTTTGGTATGGTGTCGGATCAATTCCAGTTTTTTGGATTCGTAGGTGTTGGCCAGACTATAGGTAAAAGAATCCAAATAGTTGAGACTGATTCCGTGGTAATTGGCATCCGTATTTTCAAAAAAGGATATCCGGTATTCATATACTTTCACCGTGCGGAGCGGATTTACCCGAAGCATTACATATCCCTCCTTTTTGTGAAGGGGCGTAATACCGATCGGCTCAATATTGAGGTGTTCGTCGATATAGGTATAAATCTCTTTTCCTTCTTTCAGGCGTTGCTGCATAGCCGGAAGCGCATAATCAATGATGCTGTCTATTTCGATCAGATCATCACTATCCTGCACTTCAGGTTCATGTTGCAGTCGGAGTTTTCGAAATTCCTCCTTGCTGATATGTGTGGGAAACCGGGAAAACAGTTGTTGCTTATTTTCCCTAAACTGATTCAGATTGTTAAAATGAAAAATCAGATCAGAAAAGGATGGATACAAGCGAACTTCCGCAAACTCACGGCTTACCTGCTGCAAATATGCCAGCAGAATATATTTCTTGTATTCAAAGTCGAGTGTTCCTTCCAGGAACCAGTCTGTATTCAGCTGTTTCATGGAAAAAATATACGAAGAAGAAATTACAAATGACAAACAAGAAATGACAAATTCTAAAGTGGCGTAACACCGATACCTTTGCATCCTTGGTGTGAACCCGGTCATCTCTGATCGAAGATCATCCCCTGCTTTTGAACGCAGATTAACGCAAAGTATCACGCAAAGTAACGCAGAATGCATTTGCGAAACTTTGCGTGAATCAGTTTTCGAAGACTGTTTACTAAAATGGCACCCTTGAGTTATGGTGAATCAATTGTCATTTTAGCAGAAGCGCCCCGGCTTTGATTTCATCCACAACGGATGGATCAAGTAAAGTGGATACGTCTCCGAGATTGTCGGATGATCCATCGGCTATTTTGCGAAGGATACGCCGCATGATTTTCCCCGAACGGGTTTTCGGCAGTCCGCTTACAACCTGAATCACATCCGGCTTGGCAATAGGGCCAATTTCACGGGTTACCACCGCGAGAATTTCTTTGCGTAACGCAGCTTCATCGGCAGGCTTTTCCTGGCAAATCACATAGGCATAGATTCCCTGCCCTTTAATTTCGTGAGGATATCCAACTACCGCAGATTCGACTACGTTGGGGTGTTCGTTGATAGCATTTTCTACTTCAGCCGTACCCATACGGTGT
The Bacteroidia bacterium DNA segment above includes these coding regions:
- a CDS encoding T9SS type A sorting domain-containing protein — translated: MDDKINSRRLYLAALIFMLSCSELSAQWNSAIVSLEPNGALAYVRDTAGNVIPDFSYAGYMGGGVSTPNLLIEFSISPIPGDNTAHIQAAIDQAAQLPLDAQGFRGAIQLAPGRYEIHGTLNFNQSGVVLRGAGDGEDTLLNTVLVGIGNTPNQRDLLVMGGGSGTAWAGKVSGTQTDIITEKVLVGETTFKVQNITPYAIGDNIVIYHPCTQAWIDAVDGGGTATGANWTPGSQPLVFNRRITDIQDSLITVDVPIYNHLDRSLSQSYIYKYDRAGLKTQMGLENLRIDIKTAGGTDEAHAWNAVNMKQIEDAWVKNCTFLHFGLSGVITETASRITIENCQALDPVATVTGGNMYNFNVSKASSQILFSACHASNGRHHYVSNGTSWVSGCVFLRCTSEAAYASSEGHRRWSMGLLYDNHTEIAVRSTGLRLLALYNRGDYGTSHGWAAVHSVAWYCDVKVGQLVVEKPPTAQNYAIGCRGTILGTGPFSKPSGYREGSNVPGLEPESLYEAQLNARLNGLSPIIFNTGLGKKIDFPMIDIFPNPAQDVLHIEWRSANPALTNTELQLFDMNGRLLEQQVFSKKITLDISLLNKGIYLIQLKQGGSQISRRLIKD